In Paraburkholderia youngii, the genomic stretch CGACCCGCACGACCTGACCGCCGCGGTGCGCCTCGCGCTGGGTCGCGCGATCACGCAGCAGTGGTTCCCCGGCACCGCCGACATGCAGGTGATGGGCCTCGACGCGAACCTCGAACGGGTGCTGTCGCAGGCGCTCTCGACCGGACCGAACCCGGGTCTCGAACCGGGTCTCGCGAACACGCTGCTCACCGAAACGCAGAAGGCGATGATGCGTCAGCAGAATCTCGGCCTCGCACCGGTGCTGCTCGTGCAGCACGCGTTGCGGCCGATGCTCGCGCGCTTCCTGCGCCGCAGCCTGCCGCAGCTGAAGGTGCTGTCGTATGCGGAAGTGCCCGATACGCGCAACGTCAAGGTGGTGAACCTGATCGGCGCACAGGGCTGACGCAGGCCGCTCGCTCGTGACTGTCCATACGACGAAAACCGGCGCTCCAGTGGGGCGCCGGTTTTCGTTTGCACGCGCCTTTCAGCGCTCGTCGAACGGTGTGTCTGCCGTGTGTCCATCGCGCGAATTGCCCGCCTTTAACGGTCTTTATCCATCGATCGTGGCCCGACGCGTTTCGCAATAATTGATCGCAATGGGAGGCGGTGTATTGCCGGTCCTTCAGTCCGTATACCTCATCGGGGGTCCAGCTTGAACATTCGTAAATTTGTCGGTGCTACCAGTCGCGATGCATTGCGTCTCGTTCGCGAAGCACTTGGCGCCGATGCGGTCGTGCTGTCGAATCGGACGATGGACGACGGCAGCGTCGAAATCGTCGCGCTCGCCGATAGCGATCTTGCCGCGATCGCGCCGAAAGCGCGAGAAGGCGCGGCATCGACGGCGGCCCCGCGCGGCTTGTCCGCGACGCCGATGAATCCGTATGCAAGCGCCATGCCGGACGTGTTTTCGTCGGTGTTCGGCGCGAGCCCGGAAGCGGGTGCCGAAGCGATGCCGGCGAGCGAGCCGGCGAATGCGGCCGCGGATTCGATGGGCGGCTCGGCGAACAAGACGGCGCTCAATTCGGCGCTCAATTCTGCGGTCGGCCAGGCGGCCGACATGCTGTCCGCGACTGAAGCAGCGCCGGCCTCGTTGCCCGGCAGCTCGCCAGTTGGCCCGGCGATGCTGGCAACGAGCGGCGCGTCCGCGCCCGTCGCAAGCCAGCCCGCTTCCGCCGCGCCTTCCGGCGCGAGCGCCCGCGCCGCATCCACGCGCCTGTCGAAAGACATCCGCGCGGATCTGCTGAAAGCCGCCGGCGTGCCGCTACCGCCGGCCGTCGCATCGAGCGAGGCCGCCGCGCCGCGCACGATGGCCGAATCGAATCCGTGGCTCATCGATCACGCGCGCCGCATCGCGGCCGAGCAGCAGCAACAACAAGACGGCCAATACAGCGCGCGTCCCGCCGCAATGACGCCCGCCGTCGCGACCGCCAAAGGCCTCGGCAACGCGGTCGACGCGCGGCCGGTGATCGACACGCCCGACTGGGCGCGCGAAGCCGCCGAAGTCGCCGCGCGCCGCACCGCGCAGAAGATCGCGCCGGCGTCCTCCAGCGACGAGGGCCGCACGCCGGCCGCCGTCGCCGAAGCGATCAAGGGGCGTATGGAGCAGGTCGTCAAGGACACCGTGATGAACGAGCTGTCGTCGATCCGCGACATGATGGAAGAGCAATTCGCGGGTCTGCTGTGGGGTGATCGACAGCGCCGCAGTCCGGCACGCGCCGCGCTCACCAAGCATCTGTTCGCCGCGGGCTTTTCCGCGCAGCTCGTGCAGATGCTGGTCGACAACATGCCCGAAGCCGTCGACACGATGGACGGCGGCATGGACTGGGTGCGCTCGGTGCTCGAATCGAACCTCCCGGTGATGGAGAACGAAGACGCGCTGATGGAGCGCGGCGGCGTGTTCGCGCTGATGGGGCCGACCGGCGTCGGCAAGACGACGACCACCGCGAAGCTCGCCGCGCGCTGCGTGATGCGCTTCGGCGCGAGCAAGGTGGCGCTGCTGACGACCGACAGCTACCGCATCGGCGGTCACGAACAGCTGCGCATCTTCGGCAAGATTCTCGGTGTTTCGGTGCACGCGGTGAAGGACAGCGCCGATCTGCAACTCGCGCTCTCGGAATTGCGCAACAAGCACATCGTGCTGATCGACACGATCGGCATGAGTCAGCGCGACCGCCTCGTGTCCGAGCAGATCGCGATGCTGAGTCGCGCCGGCCAGCCGGTGCAGCGTCTGTTGCTGCTCAACGCGACGAGCCACGGCGACACGTTGAACGAAGTCGTGCAGGCCTATCAGCGCGCGCCGGACCAGCAGCCGCTCGCCGGCTGCATCCTGACCAAGCTCGACGAAGCGACCAACCTCGGCGGCGTGCTGGATACGGTGATCCGCTACAAGCTGCCGGTGCATTACGTATCGACCGGACAGAAGGTGCCGGAGAACCTGTACGTCGCGACGAAGAAATTCCTGATCAAGAGCACCTTCTGCATTCCGCGCGACAACTCGCCGTTCGTGCCGCACGACGACGACATCCCCGCTTTGCTGTCCTCGCTTTCCGCACGTTCGACGGCCGAGCTGCACGAGGTTCGCTTTGGATAAGTTCGGTTCAGATCAAGCCGAAGGGTTACGGCGGCTGCTCGCGCGCGGCGGTGCGCGCGTGATCGCGTTGGCGGGTGCGTCGTCGGGCGTCGGCAATACGACCGCGGCGGTCAACCTCGCCGCGGCGCTCGCGCAGCAGGGCAAGGACGTGCTGGTGATCGACGAATGCGTCGGTGAGAACTCGGTGAGCGCGATGCTTGGCGGCTTGCGCGGCGCCGGCAACTTCGCGGCGGTGATGCGCGGCGACACCCCGGTCGACTTCGCCGCCGCGCGTCACGCGCTCGGATTTTCGGTGCTGGCCGCGTCGCGCAACAACCGCGAGGGGCACACGGAAGCCGAACTCAGCGTGCTGCTCGGCGGCTCGGCCGACATCGTGCTAATCGACGCGCAGCTCGACGTCGAAGGGCATTTGTCACCGCTCGCGAAGCAGGCGCACGACGTGATGATCGTCGCGCGCATGTCGGGCGAGGCGATCACCGACGCATATGCGTGCGTCAAGCGGTTGCACTACGCGCACGCGATCGGGCAGTTGCGCGTGCTCGCCAATCACGTGCAAAGCGCCAACGACGCGCAAGCCGCGTTCGCGAAGCTCGCCGGCGTGGCCGGCCGTTACCTGACCGTCGCGTTGGAATGCGCCGGCTGCATCGCGGCCGACGTGCGCATGGCGCGGGCGCTGGAGCTGTCGCGCTGTGTGGTCGACGCGTTTCCGTCGACACCGGCCGCGCGCGACTTCCGCCATCTCGCCGCCGAATTGCAGTACTGGCCGATGCGGCCAGCGATGTCGTCGCAAACGCCCTGGCGGGCGCCTGCGACAGTTACAGCGGCGCACCACGCCGACCAACCGTCCGCGCATCACGCTTAAAAGGCGTGCACGAAGGATAAGGGGAGCACGATGTACAACGCTCAGGGAAAGATTTCTCAGGCCGACGTTCTGACGAAGTACGCACCGCTCGTGCGTCGACTCGGCTTGCAGCTTGTCGCAAAAATGCCGGCGAGCGTCGATCTCGACGACCTGATCCAGGCCGGCATGATCGGCTTGCTGGACGCCGCCGGCCGCTACAAGGAAGACCAGGGCGCGCAGTTCGAGACCTATGCCAGCCAGCGGATTCGCGGCGCGATGCTCGACGAGCTGCGCAGCAACGACTGGTTGCCGCGCAGCCTGCGCCGCACCTCGCGCGAAGTGGAAACCGCGGTGCACAAGGTGGAGCAGAACCTCGGCCGCTCGGCGAGCGAGGCGGAGGTCGCCGAGCACCTGCAGATGCCGCTCGACGAATATCAGTCGATGCTGCAGGACCTGCACGGCAGCCAACTGATCTACTACGAAGACTTCGACCGCTCCGCCGACGACGAACCTTTTCTGGACCGCTACTGCGTCGATCATTCCGATCCGCTGTCGGCGCTGCTCGACGACAGCTTGCGCTCGGCGCTCATCGAAGCGATCGACCGCTTGCCGGAGCGTGAGAAGCTGCTGATGTCGCTCTACTACGAGCGCGGCATGAATCTGCGCGAGATCGGCGCGGTGATGGAAGTCAGCGAATCGCGCGTATGCCAGTTGCACAGCCAGGCGGTGGCACGCCTGCGCGCCCGGCTGCGCGAAATGGCCTGGGCGAACGCCGAAACGAACTGACGCCAACGCGGGGCAGGCCGCCGATCTTCAAGCGCTGCCGTTCACATGCGGCGGTGCGGCGATGCCGATGCACGCCGGTGCCGCCCGCCGTTGCTCAAGCGTCCGCCATCTCATGCTCGGCGGCGAGCGCGAGAAACGCCGAGCGCGACATGCCGCGCGCCTGTGCATACGCGTCGATCTCCTGCACCAGCACCTCAGGCAGCGAGATATTGATGCGAACCGCCTTCTTCAACGCCGGAATATTGCGCGTTGTCACGAAACCCCATGTGAACCCCTCGAACTCGGGATTGCGCCGATGCTCGCCGAGCGTGAGCGGCTCGGGCAGCGGCAACCCTTCGTCGAGCAAGGTTTCGAGATGCGATTCGATTGCTTCCTTCGCGTTCGCATACGCTTCTTCGAGCGTGTCGCCCGCGGAGTAGCAGCCCGGGATATCGGGCACCACGACGCCGAACGCGTGCGCGTTGTCTCCGGGTTCGATGGCGATCGGAAAGATCAGATGCTTCATTTGAGCCCCGCCTGTTTCAGAATGCTGTTCAGGGTGCCGGCCGGCAAATCTTTTTTCGGATGGGGGACAGTGACGAGCCACCGTTTTCCCGCGTGCCTGAAATGATGGTGACTGCCCGCCATGCGGACGAGCTGCCAGCCATTTGCTTGAAACAATTTGACGACCTCGGCACTGTTCATACATCATACCCTCCACCATACACACACCTACACAAATCCACCGGCAAACAAGATTTCGCCTGTCGATGCGCGGCCCCCTCGAAGTCGCGGCGCCAGTGAAACCTTGAACGAAGTCATCATTTCAACGTGATGAGGTGGACTAGCGCCAGCTAGCCGAACGGCTAACACGGCGTGGAATGCGGAGGAAGGTGGATTAACAAGCGGTGGCGAAAAATGAAAAGGCCCGTCGTCGACGGGCCCCTTCATTCATTTCGGATATTGCTCGATTGCGGCCCGGACAGGCGGGCCGATCAAAGTCCCGAATAAGCCGGAATTCGTCCGTCCGGCCCATACAGATTCGTCTTGCGCGGCACGTTGACTTGCAGCGCTTTTAGCGCGCGCTGGTTGTAGTCCATCCGCACGCGGATCAGCTCGCCGTTGTTGGTGTTGACGCGCCGAGCGCGATCCGCGGCTTTCTGCAGCAGCTTCCATTGCGTCGCGACGCGCGCGTCGGTGCTCGCCGCGAGTTCCATGCCGGACCAGCCGGTCGGGAAGCCGAGTTCGGTCAGATGTGCGTCACGCGCGGCTTCGAGCCTCGCGAGCACGCCGATGAGTTCGGTTTTCTTCTCGACGATCGCTGGCAACTGCTCCATTGGCGAGACCGCCGTCAGTGCTTTGGTTTCGAGAGTGAGGATCGAGGCGAATGCCTCGACGGTCGAATATTCTTCGATCAGGGTAGCAACCAGGGCGTCTTTCATGTCAACAACTCGCTACGCACACCGGCTCGCGAACGACGCGCGAACCGCGTTGGTCGAACGCCGCCCGGCAGGTCACCGCGCGGCGCAATGCGGATCAGTGGCCGGTCGACGAGGTTTTGTTCCGCAACAGATCGCGCGCCGTCTGTAGTACGCCGTCGGCGATCTTGCCGGAGTCGATCTGCAGCGTGCCGTCCTTGATCGCCTGCTTGATCGACTCGACCTGCGCGGTGTCGATGTCGGCCGAGCCGGAGGCCGCGAGGCTGCGCAGATGTTGCGACAGACCCGACAGGCTGACGCTCGTGTCGCCCGGCGAGCTGTTCGCGGCCGGCGCGGCCGTGCCCGTCGCGCTCGGCGTGGCGCTGGTTGCCGGCGTGGCTTCGCCGCTCTGCTGCGAACGGGACAAAGCGTCTTTCAGCGACGGCAGATTCGAAGAGGTGGTGGGATCAACTTTCACGATTGGCTTCCCTTACGATTTGATCCTGATAACGGCAACTGCTGATCAAAACTTTAGCGCAATCGCTCGACCCCGGCCCGCCAGCAGGCGGCCATCTGCCCCTTTCAATATCCGTTTGTCATTCCGCTCACATCTGGATCTCGACCGTGCCGCCGTCCTTGACGATGCCGGAGATGATCTGGCCGTTTGCGGTCTTCACACGCACTTGCTGGCCCGGCGACGCGCTGTTCATCGCGCTGCCCTCGGACGAAATCGAGAACCCGTCGCCGGCCGCGACGACCCGCACGGTCTGGCCGAACACTACCGCCGACGCGCTCTTCAGCATGTCGCGGCGCAGCGGCATGCCGCCCGAGATCCGCACCAGCGAGACCGAACCGACCGCCTGCGACGGGTCGGTGACGATCGCCTGCGGCAGGCCGGTCAGGTCGCCTTCACGCGCCACGAGGTCGGCGGCCGTGAGCACTTCGCCCGGCGCCATCGCGCGGGCGGCGAGGTAGTAGGTTGCATGCAGCGAGATGCGCGCCTGCAGATAAATGGTCCACGGGCGTTCGCCCGCGCAGCGCACGCCGACGGTGAGCCGCCCCCACAAGCGCGCGCCGCTCGGCATGAACGGTTCGAGCGACGTGCACGCGGCGAGGCCGCGCGGAAACGCGGACGCGACCGTGATGTCCACCTTGCCGGGCAGGCCGACGGCCTGCTGTTTCAGGAACGCGAGCGCGGCTGCGTGAATCGCTTCCGGGTCCTGCTGGCCTGGCAGCGGCGCGGGTTGGGCGGGCGTCGCGGCGGCAGCGGTCTGCGGCGTTCTCTGTGCGATGGCGGTGGCGGTGTTGGCAACTGGTTGGCGCGCGCCGGGCGACGTCGCGGGCACTTTCACACTGGGCAGACGCGGCGGCTGCGCGGCAGCCGCCGCGAGCGGCTTGCCATTCGCGCCGAACTCGGGCGGCTCGCCACGAGCCGCGAGAGTGTCGAAGCCATCGCCTTGCCGTGCATTGGCGGCGACCGCGGGCGAATTCGCGGCGCCGGCGGCCGCGCCCGCTTCGACGTTGACGCGCGCGACGCCCGATGCTCCCGTGCTGGCCGCCGGCGGAATCGTGACGACGCCGTTGGCGTCCGGTTTGAAGTTGGTGCGGATGATGGCCGGCGCGGCGGCTGCGGGCTCGCCCGCGCCCGGAATGACGATCGCGCCGCTTGCGCTCGCCGCACGCCCGAAGGTATCGGTGTCGCGCGACGCGGATGCGCGGCCGAGCGACTGCGCGGTCGCCGCTGCGAGCGACGCCGCCGACGCGCTGCGCTGCGCCGGCGTCTGAATCCGCTGGGCAAGATCGTTCAGCGCGGCGGGGTTGTTCTCGGCGGGCCCTGGAATCACGATCGGGCCGCTCGCATCCTGCGCCTTGGTCGTAGCCGGCAGCAACACGATGCCGCCCGCAACCCATACGGCGACGTTGATCACCACCCGCGTCAGGCAACGCGCCACGCAACGCGAGATAGAGCGCGGCAGCGGTTGCGCGAGCACGCCCTCCGAACCCTCGACACGCTCATCGGCCCCGCCGCCACCCACGCGACGCCTCGTCGTGCCGCCCGCACGCTGCGGCAAGGGGTTGGTGGGCTGGTCCATCGCGGGTCTCCATCGAATGCATCGGTACGCCTTGCATTCTAGTGAGCACCCCTCTCGCGCAAACGTTGAATAGAAGCCCCCTTTCCCGGTTATTCGTCCGATTGCCGCTTGCGCCCGACCCATAAGATGCATCACATGCAAAAAGGCCTTTGCCCCCCCGCCGCGTGTCTTTCACGATGCGCACACGGGACGGCCTTCGAAACGTTCTCGGGAGATTCCGATGCTGGACAAACTCGATGCCGAATTCGCGTTCGGCCGGCAGGCGATGGATGTGCGCGCATACCGGCAGGAACTGTTGTCGTCGAATATCGCGAACGCCGACACGCCCGGCTATAAGGCGCGCGATATCGACTTCGCGTCGTCGCTCGCCGGCGCGCTGAAGAAGACGGGCGGCAGCACCGCCGGGCAGGGCGCATCGAACAACTCGACGCTCGCGATGGCGCAGCCCGCCGGCGTGACGAGCGGCATGTCGATGAACACGACCGAGACCGGCCACATGAGCGGCAAGACCAGGCTGAGCGCGACGGGCGGCAGCCCGGACGACTACGGCAACCTGCAATACCGCATGCCGCTGCAACCGGCGCTCGACGGCAACACGGTCGACGTAGACGTCGAGCGTGTGCAGTTCGCCGACAACACGGTGCACTTCCAGTCGGGTATGACGGTCGTGTCGAGCCAGATCAAGACGATGCTGTCGGCGATCACGTCGGGCTCGTCGTAAGCCGGGCACGAGTACGCCGCGCGAGCAGGGCGCATAGCAGCTGAACACAGGCAGCATGCACGCACGAACAGAAACGCTACGGGACTTAACGTGAAGCCGGTGCGAACCGGCAGGAGAGGTCAGGAAACATGCCATCCCTGATGAATATTTTTGGTGTCGCGGGTTCCGCGATGTCGGCGCAGTCGGAGCGGCTCAACGTGACGGCGTCGAACCTCGCCAACGCGGACAGTACGACGGGCCCCGACGGCCAGCCGTACAAGGCCAAGCAGGTCATATTCGCGGTGAACCCGATCGGCGGCGCGCGCACGCGCTCCGGCCAGCAGGTCGGCGGCGTGCGGGTGACCGGCGTGGTCGACGATCCGTCGCCGATGAAGACCGCGTACGACCCCGGCAATCCGGCCGCCGACGCGAACGGCTACGTGACGCTGCCCAACGTCGACCCGGTGCAGGAGATGGTCAACATGATCTCGGCCTCGCGCTCGTACCAGGCCAACGTCGAAACGCTGAACACTGCCAAAACCCTGATGCTGAAAACGCTCACGATCGGAACCTGAGGAGAGAGTCTTGACCACCAACACCACGATCGGCAGCAACGGCACGACCGTTTCGCAGACGCTGCTCGACACCATGAACGGCACGAGCAGCACGAGCTCGACGAGCGGCACCTCGGGCACTTCGGCGTCGGACCTGCAGAACACCTTCCTGCAACTGCTCGTCGCGCAGCTGAAGAACCAGGACCCGACCAATCCGATGGACAGCTCGCAGATGACCTCGCAGCTTGCCCAGATCAGCACGGTGCAGGGCATCAGCAACCTCAATACCTCGCTGACCTCGCTGTCGACGCAGCTGTCGGCCAGCCAGCAGGCGCAGTCCGCGCTGCTGATCGGCTCGACCGTGCTCGCACCGGGCAACTCGGTCACGGTGTCGAGCGGCAAGGCGAACGAGTTCGGCGTCACGCTCGCGAATGCCGTGAGCGACCTGCAGATCGTCGTGAAGAACTCGGCCGGCACGATCGTCAACACGCTGGATCTCGGCAAGCAGTCGGCCGGCACGATTCCGGTTGGCTGGACGCCGACCGACTCGGCAGGCAACACGCTGCCCGACGGCACCTACACGATTAGCGCGACCGGCACGATCAACGGCCAGCAGGCGACGGCCACCACGCTCACCAGCGCGACGGTCCAAAGCATCGTCCAGCAGAGCAGCGGCACGCCGGGCCTCGTGCTGTCGAACGGCACGACGGTCGGCCTGACCAGCGTCGCCGCGATCCTGTAGTCCGGATCCATCCAGTTACGACTTTCCAGATACGGAGTACGTCATGAGTTATCAAACAGGTTTGAGCGGGCTGTCGGCGTCGTCGAGCGATCTCGACGTGATCGGCAACAACATCGCCAACGCCAACACCGTCGGCTTCAAGAGCGGCACCGCGGAATTCGCCGACATGTACGCCAATTCGGTCGCGACCGCGACGAGCCAGCAGATCGGCATCGGTACCAAACTCTCCGAAGTGCAGCAGCAGTTCTCGCAAGGCACGATCACGACGACCAACCAGGCGCTGAACGTCGCGATCAACGGCAACGGCTTCTACCAGCTGTCGGACAACGGCACGCTGGTCTATTCGCGCAACGGCGTGTTCCAGCTCGACAAGAACGGCTTCATCACGAACGCGCAGGGCTTGCAGCTGATGGGTTATGCGGCCAGTAGCTCGGGCATCATCAACACCGCGCAGACCGTGCCGCTGACCGTGCCGACCGCGAACATCGCGCCGCAGGCGACCACCTCGATCACCGCGGGCCTGAACCTGAACGCGCAGGACGACATCATGCTCGGCGCGCCGATCGTGACGCCCGGCGCCACGAACTCTAAACCAGGGGTGAGCACGACCGGCGCGACGATTACTAACGCGAGCGCGGGCACCAACACGGACACGTACACGATTAACTTCACCGACGCGACCCACTACACGGTCACGGTCGGGGCCGGCACGGCCGGCGCCCCGCAGACCTTCACTGCGGGCACCGCGATCACGCTCGGCAACGGCGAGAGCATCACTTTCAGCGGCACGCCGACTGCGGGTGACAGCTATACGGTTGCACCGAATCCAACCGCGTTCAACCAGGCCAGCTCGTCGACCTACAACTACTCGACGAGCACGACGGTCTACGACACGCTCGGCGGCTCGCAGACCGTCAACATGTATTTCGCGAAGACGGGCTCGGGCACGTGGAACGTGTACGCGGGCCCGTCGAACGGCACCGCGACGCTGATCGGCACGGCGAACTTCAATTCGTCGGGCACGCTGGTCAGCACGACCGACGCGACGACCGGCCTCGCCACCGCGACGCTCGGCGCGTTCACCATGTCGCTGCCGAACACCGACGGTTCGAGTACGCCGCAGAGCGTCACGCTGAACATGGCCGCCACCACGCAGTACGGCGGCAAGAACGGCGTGAACAGCCTGTCCACCAACGGCTACGCGGCGGGCCAGCTGACCAGCTTCACGGTTGGCTCTGACGGCACGCTGACCGGCAACTACTCGAACGGCCAGACCGCGGCGCTCGGCCAGATCGTGCTCGCGAACTTCGCGAATCAGAATGGCCTCGTCAACCTCGGCAACAACGAGTACGGCCAGACGTCGGCCTCCGGCGTCGCGCAGATCTCGACGCCGGGCTCGACCAATCACGGTGTGCTGCAAGGCGGCGCGGTCGAGAACTCGAACGTCGATCTGACGAGCGAGCTGGTCAACCTGATCACCGCGCAGCGCAACTATCAGGCGAACGCGCAGACGATCAAGACCCAGCAGGCCGTCGACCAGACCCTGATCAACCTGTAAGCCAACGGGACCTCTTCATGGATCGGCTGATCTACACCGCGATGTCGGGCAGCGCGCAAGCGCTCGAACAGCAGGCGATCGTCGCGAACAACCTCGCGAACGCGTCGACCACGGGCTTTCGCGCGCAGCTCGAAACCTACCGCGCCGTGCCGATGTCGTTCGGCGACGGCAGCACGATCGACGACAACACGACCCGCACCTTCGTGCTGTCGTCGACACCGGGCGCCGACTTCACGCCGGGGCCGATCCAGCAGACCGGCAATCCGCTCGACGTCGCGATTCAAGGGTCCGGCTGGCTGTCGGTGCAGACCGCCGACGGCAACGAGGCCTACACGCGTGCGGGCAATCTGCACATCGACGAAAACGGCCAGCTCGTGAACGCGACCAATCAGGTCGTGCTCGGCAACGGCGGGCCGGTATCGGTGCCGCCGGGCGCGCAGATCACGATCGGCAAGGACGGCACGGTGTCGGCATTGACGCCCGGCGATCCGCCCACCGCGGTCGTCACCATCGATCAGCTGAAGCTCGTCAATCCCGATCCGCAGTCGATCACGCGCGGCGATGACGGACTGTTCCGCACCGCCGACGGCAACCCCGCCGACGCCGATCCGACCGTGATGCTCGCGCCGGCGTCGCTCGAAGGCAGCAACGTGAATCCGGTCAGCGCGATGGTCTCGATGATCACCAACGCGCGCCAGTTCCAGATGCAGACGCAGTTGCTGCAAAACGCCGACAAGAACGATCAGTCCGCCAATCAGATTCTCAGCTTCAGTTAACGGATTGCCACGGGGCGCCCTACGAGGCTCGCCCCGAGACCAGGAGAACCATAAGTGAACCGCTCACTCTATATCGCCGCCACCGGCATGAATGCGCAACAGGCGCAGATGGACGTGATTTCGAACAACCTC encodes the following:
- a CDS encoding flagellar hook protein FlgE; this encodes MSYQTGLSGLSASSSDLDVIGNNIANANTVGFKSGTAEFADMYANSVATATSQQIGIGTKLSEVQQQFSQGTITTTNQALNVAINGNGFYQLSDNGTLVYSRNGVFQLDKNGFITNAQGLQLMGYAASSSGIINTAQTVPLTVPTANIAPQATTSITAGLNLNAQDDIMLGAPIVTPGATNSKPGVSTTGATITNASAGTNTDTYTINFTDATHYTVTVGAGTAGAPQTFTAGTAITLGNGESITFSGTPTAGDSYTVAPNPTAFNQASSSTYNYSTSTTVYDTLGGSQTVNMYFAKTGSGTWNVYAGPSNGTATLIGTANFNSSGTLVSTTDATTGLATATLGAFTMSLPNTDGSSTPQSVTLNMAATTQYGGKNGVNSLSTNGYAAGQLTSFTVGSDGTLTGNYSNGQTAALGQIVLANFANQNGLVNLGNNEYGQTSASGVAQISTPGSTNHGVLQGGAVENSNVDLTSELVNLITAQRNYQANAQTIKTQQAVDQTLINL
- the flgF gene encoding flagellar basal-body rod protein FlgF, whose product is MDRLIYTAMSGSAQALEQQAIVANNLANASTTGFRAQLETYRAVPMSFGDGSTIDDNTTRTFVLSSTPGADFTPGPIQQTGNPLDVAIQGSGWLSVQTADGNEAYTRAGNLHIDENGQLVNATNQVVLGNGGPVSVPPGAQITIGKDGTVSALTPGDPPTAVVTIDQLKLVNPDPQSITRGDDGLFRTADGNPADADPTVMLAPASLEGSNVNPVSAMVSMITNARQFQMQTQLLQNADKNDQSANQILSFS